The Solibacillus sp. FSL R7-0668 genome includes the window GATGAGCAAGCTAAAGAAGAAGAGCGTATTGCAAAAGAAAAGTTCGAGAAAAAGCAACGCGAAAAAAATATGAGCTTTGAAGAATTATTAAACCAATACGGTGACCAAGGCTCGAAGTTTTAACTTGCTTCATTAGAGGTTCAACCCCCAGCTCAAGCAAGTTAAAGTCCTTAGTGGATGTCACAGATTTTTAGAGGAGTTTTTCGACAAAACTCAAAAAATCTGGACGCAATTATGCAGAGGTGTAATTGAGTGAAAAAAGGTAGTGCTGATTTTTTTCAGCACTACCTTTTTACATAATGATAACTAACAACAATGAGTTTTGCGATAACTAAGCATGTCAATGCACCACTCGCATCTATTATAACATCACCGACCATACCCATTCGTCCAGGAATCATGCTTTGGCGATATTCATCTAAACTTGCGATAACTACAACACTTAAGAAACTAAGTACAATAGGAAATCGCCATTTTAGTCGTTTGTAAAAGCTATATAAAATGAGCGCTAAAAGCCCGTAACCAAAGAAATGCGTCCCTTTACGAATCAAAAATTCAACAAATTTAAAATAACCTTTCGTTTCAACCGAAACAATGCCACCCCAATAATGAAACTGGAACTGACTAAGCCATTGTTCGAACGGTTTATCCTGTAAAACGTCTTGCAGGAGGGGAATCAGTGATTGCTGTTCGTAACGCATATTTGACATGATGACGACAACAATCATCCCCAATACTACGAAAAAAATCGATTTTTTCATCGGTGATCGGTATAGCGGTCCTGACGCGTAAACGAAGCTAATTGATGGATATTGTCGATTGCTTGAGCTTTTTCATAGGCTGCTAAATTTTGCTGTAATTGCTGCTTTGTACGTGCACCAATGACGGTGGAACTAACGGCACGATGTTGCAAGTTAAACGCAAGAGCTGCTGCATGGACATCGCCGTAAAGGGTTTCGATTTTTTCTAAAAGGGTTTTTGCCTGTGCTTCATCATAGCTCATAAATGATTTTAAGCGTTGGCGCCATTCGTTTGTTAGGAGTCCTTTTGCAACAGAGCCACGCGTCACGACAGAAGCCCCACTTTGTTCAATGGCTTCGAAAAACTCCGCTGCACGCTCATCAAGAATATTAAATTGCATCATATTGCTCACAGCCGCGCTATTTTGTAAAAACGGTACGAAAACGTTAGGGCGAATGGATGAAATTCCGTATTCACGAATGAGCCCCTCTTTTTTCAGCCCTTCAAATGTATCGATAATTTCGTCCCAATGATCATCCAGTGTACCACCATGTAGCTGATAGACGTCAATATAATCGGTTTGTAAGCGACGCAAGCTCTGACGCACAGCATTGTTTATATAGCTTGCAGACGTATCCCAGCCCCAGCCATCTTTTCCATCTTCCCAGCGATTCCCCACTTTTGTAGCTAAAATAATATTGCTTCGATGCGCTTTCAATGCTTCCCCGACAACCTTTTCATTCTCGCCACGGTCATATAAATCGGCGGTATCAAAATAAGTGATTCCCGCATCAATGGCTAAATCAATAACCTGCTTGGCTTCTTCAGCGATAGGAGGAAGCGACATACAGCCTAGACTGATTTCTGAAATATTGATTGTGCTCTTTCCTAAAGTACGATAGTTCATTGGAAGACCTCCATTGCTTCTTTATTTAGTATTTCATCTTCTAATGGTACAATGAAACCAAGTTGTAGAACAAGTGGAGGCGGAATGATGAAGAAATTTGAAGAGCGTACAATCCAAACTACCCCTATATTTGACGGGAAAGTGATTTCCTTAAAGGTAGATGATGTGACATTGCCAAACGGTGCTACATCCAAGCGAGAAATTATTAACCACCCAGGGGCAGTTGCAGTCATTGCCATTACGGATGATCATAAACTACTGCTCGTAGAACAATATCGAAAAGCAATAGAGCGTTCGATTATCGAAATTCCAGCAGGTAAGCTTGAAAAAGGCGAGGAACCAATTGTAACAGCTCGTCGTGAGTTGGAAGAAGAAACAGGCTATACAACGGATGATTTAACATTTGTCCAAGCCTTCGCTACATCTCCTGGTTTTGCAGACGAAGTAATTCATATTTATTTGGCAAAAAATTTGAAAAAGCTAGAGGTCGCTGCAGCACTTGATGAGGATGAATTTGTGGAGCTCATGGAAGTAACGCTTGAAGAGGCTGAGGCAATGGTCGCAGATGAACGCATTTATGACGCCAAAACGGCCTATGCCATTCTTTGGATGAAATTACATCAATAAAAAATAATGCATACCGTCTGTCCAACAGCATAAGTTGTATGGACAAGGGGGCGGTCTGTGTGCGAAATTATTTAACCATTCAATACACATCGATGATTGTCATATGTTTTATATGTGGTGTATTGTGTTATCAACTATTTGAAATGGCTCAAATCAAGCAAGTAATTACATTTTTTGATCAACGTTTATTATCATCAGAGAAGCCTACATTTTTTTGGAATGTAGTTCCTTTCCTGCTGAGCATTAGTATTGTACTATTTTTTTCAACACATCAATATTTAGCAAAAATAGCTCTCATTTTTATTGCGATAAAAATGACATTTTTAGGACTTAGCTCTGTTTATTTACTCGTACAGCATGATTCTGTCAAGCTGTACGCCTATTGGTGGTTCCCATTTCAGCTATTGTATGGAATTTTACTCATCATGCTTTATGAGGTAATGAAGCGCCAACAAGCAAGTAGGACTCTTAAACGGACAATCCCATTTAAAAGAGTGCTAATTTTATTAATTATTTTTGTTTTAATAGGGACTTTAGAAAATTTCACAATAACTTACTTATTTAAATAAATCATTGTCTTGTAATAAGATTTAGTCATTTGGTATAATGGAATGAGTTTAGGAGGGCGTCACATATGGAGAGCCGGATTGATCGAATTAAAAAGCAACTGCATAGTGCGAGCTATAAGCTGACGCCACAGCGAGAAGCAACGGTAGCGGTATTACTTGAGCATGAGGAAGACCATTTAAGTGCTGAGGATGTTTACTTATTAGTAAAGGAAAAAGCACCTGAAATTGGTTTAGCAACAGTATATCGTACGTTAGAGCTTCTAACAGAGCTGAAAGTTGTCGAT containing:
- a CDS encoding aldo/keto reductase, with the translated sequence MNYRTLGKSTINISEISLGCMSLPPIAEEAKQVIDLAIDAGITYFDTADLYDRGENEKVVGEALKAHRSNIILATKVGNRWEDGKDGWGWDTSASYINNAVRQSLRRLQTDYIDVYQLHGGTLDDHWDEIIDTFEGLKKEGLIREYGISSIRPNVFVPFLQNSAAVSNMMQFNILDERAAEFFEAIEQSGASVVTRGSVAKGLLTNEWRQRLKSFMSYDEAQAKTLLEKIETLYGDVHAAALAFNLQHRAVSSTVIGARTKQQLQQNLAAYEKAQAIDNIHQLASFTRQDRYTDHR
- a CDS encoding VanZ family protein; this translates as MKKSIFFVVLGMIVVVIMSNMRYEQQSLIPLLQDVLQDKPFEQWLSQFQFHYWGGIVSVETKGYFKFVEFLIRKGTHFFGYGLLALILYSFYKRLKWRFPIVLSFLSVVVIASLDEYRQSMIPGRMGMVGDVIIDASGALTCLVIAKLIVVSYHYVKR
- a CDS encoding NUDIX hydrolase: MKKFEERTIQTTPIFDGKVISLKVDDVTLPNGATSKREIINHPGAVAVIAITDDHKLLLVEQYRKAIERSIIEIPAGKLEKGEEPIVTARRELEEETGYTTDDLTFVQAFATSPGFADEVIHIYLAKNLKKLEVAAALDEDEFVELMEVTLEEAEAMVADERIYDAKTAYAILWMKLHQ